The following are encoded together in the Kwoniella europaea PYCC6329 chromosome 1, complete sequence genome:
- a CDS encoding 60S acidic ribosomal protein P2 codes for MKYLASYLLLQLGGNASPSAADVKAHLETVGIEAEQERLDKLISELDGKDINELIAEGSSKLASVPSGGAAPSAAAGGASAAAAGGDAAAPAEEKKEEAKEESDDDMGFGLFD; via the exons ATGAAGTACCTCGCCTcctacctcctcctccaactCGGTGGTAACGCCTCCCCCTCCGCTGCCGACGTCAAGGCTCACCTCGAGACCGTCGGTATCGAGGCCGAACAAGAGAGACTCGACAAATTGATCTCTGAACTTGACGGTAAAGACATCAACGAG CTCATCGCTGAAGGTTCATCCAAACTCGCTTCCGTCCCATCCGGTGGTGCCGCTCCttccgctgctgctggtgGTGCTTCCGCCGCCGCTGCCGGTGGTGATGCCGCTGCCCCTgctgaggagaagaaagaggaggcCAAGGAGGAGTCCGATGATGACATG GGTTTCGGTCTTTTCGACTAA